The genomic segment aaagaaagagacctcgatattaNNNNNNNNNNggaaagacaacaaaagaaagaaagagacctcgatattatgtaaatagtggaatttatctgtaaaaatatgtgacacttattcggtagccatgataaaactccgagttttagacaggaattttcaatggccggataactgaagagatgttggcgtgagctcccaccccggcatccgaaactcagagttttatcatggctaccgaataagtgtcacatatttttacagatatatatatatatatatatatatatatatatatatatatctgtaagtatatgtatTGAATTCTGTGAGGAATGAGCATAGTTCTTCTAAATCCATAAGAAACTGCAAACAGTCCCTAATCTCATAGAGAGTATGGCTGTTAGGAACACCTTCATATTCCCTAAAGATCAAATTTGTTCTGGAAATTGGAAACATCAACATTCCTCTTAACAGCATATGAAATTCATATAATTTGACTTctataagttaatatatatatatatatatatatatatatatatatatatatatatatgtatatgtgtgtgcatgtatgtgtgggattgcacatacatacatacgtacatacatacatacatacatacacacacaacatacgtacatacatatatatatatatatacacacacgtgtacacacgtgcatgcacacatgcacacacacatgcacacacacatacatacacatgtatatgtatgcatgtataatctgATGTAGTATATtatgatacaatataatatttacaATGAGTGAGACAGACTTGCATATGCTTcatgtatgtcaatatgtatcTCTGAATATGCATGGAGTTAGTTTTATGATGAATATAAaggttatatgtattatataatatcaagatatgttttgattatattaaaccacgtgcaaatatatatatatataagaaaaaaaaaatttatatggaTAATATACCAATAAAACATTTGTTGAATAtggaaaataatagaaatttccttttaaaaatacaaagaattaaaATGGTTTTATTGATTTACATAAATGTAACATTCTTTCTTATGAAAGAACAACATTATTTTAGGTAAATAAGATGGACATCTTTCCAAGCATAAAAAATGTTGAAGAAGCAGAAATAATTGAATATGTGtatcattttatgtatgtatgtatgtatgtatgtatgtatgcatgtatgtatgtatgtatgtatgtatgtatgcatgcatgtatgtatgtatgtatgtatgtatgtatgtatgtatgtatgtatgtatgtatgcatgcatgtatgtatgtacgtatgtatgtttgtatgtatgcatatatgtatgtatatacatacatatatacatacatatatatatataNNNNNNNNNNNNNNNNNNNNNNNNNNNNNNNNNNNNNNNNNNNNNNNNNNNNNNNNNNNNNNNNNNNNNNNNNNNNNNNNNNNNNNNNNNNNNNNNNNNNNNNNNNNNNNNNNNNNNNNNNNNNNNNNNNNNNNNNNNNNNNNNNNNNNNNNNNNNNNNNNNNNNNNNNNNNNNNNNNNNNNNNNNNNNNNNNNNtatacatatatatatatatgtatatatacatatatatacacacacacacacatatatatatatgtgtgtgtgtgtgtgtgtgtgtgtgtgtgtgtgtatgtatgtatgcatacatacacgtgtatgcatgtgtggggaGGGTTTGCATGAGTGTGTTTTGGGGCAAGGGAagtgtgtacatttatttatacatgtacacttaTGTAAACACTGATATCAATAAACAACTAAGCATTTACACctcataaaatatacatttatatgagtaCCACAGCATAAACATATAGAAAAGATATTattaaaaacaacacacacaaatacacacacacacacatgcacacacatatatctatatgtatgtatatatatatatatatatatatatatatatatatatatatatatatatatatatatatatatatatatatatatatatggatatacacattaGTCTTATGCATTCATAacaatattgacatacatataaatattaatatatatgctttatattaaaaataacatattgCATTAATTCAATGCAGatctttaatatacatacattagcgtatatgtaatgatatatatatatataaatatattagcacAAAAGCAcattaatttataaacacatacacaaatacaagcaaacacacacacatgcacatgtatattcacatacatacacacatgcgcatatattatgcataatatccatatatatattattatatgaatatatatatgcaattgcacaggaatagatgcatacatatacttatctgtctgcatatgtatgcatgcatgtatctttgtacgaaacaatattacatatattatgcatatattcatatatctacaaactctctctctctctctctctcacacacacacacacacacacacacacacacacatatatatatatatgtaaatatgtaaatgtatNNNNNNNNNNNNNNNNNNNNNNNNNNNNNNNNNNNNNNNNNNNNNNNNNNNNNNNNNNNNNNNNNNNNNNNNNNNNNNNNNNNNNNNNNNNNNNNNNNNNNNNNNNNNNNNNNNNNNNNNNNNNNNNNNNNNNNNNNNNNNNNNNNNNNNNNNNNNNNNNNNNNNNNNNNNNNNNNNNNNNNNNNNNNNNNNNNNNNNNNNNNNNNNNNNNNNNNNNNNNNNNNNNNNNNNNNNNNNNNNNNNNNNNNNNNNNNNNNNNNNNNNNNNNNNNNNNNNNNNNNNNNNNNNNNNNNNNNNNNNNNNNNNNNNNNNNNNNNNNNNactactgattctaaactacaaatttttctctaaaacggatggcgatatttatggcacacgtgtgccataaatatcgccatccgttttagagaaaaatctgtagtttagaatcagtagttctttgactgctatttctaaattttcagtatgttggagaagcaactcaattgctaatccctgtatatttatgattatatatatatatatatatatatatatatacacacaccagtgaatatatgtgtgtgtgtatatatatatatttatatacatatatatatactacacacacacactcacatatataatctatatatatacacacatacatatatgtctatacacatgcacagacatgaatatacatataattacgtaCATAACTAACCATGTTCTGTGTATATTATACGTTTTTGCATAAGTGTTTACAACTGTGGatgtatacactcactcacacagacacatgtatacatgtacatacacccaagcatacacatattcactcacacacacacacacacacatgcacgcgcacacacacacacacacacacacacacacacacacacacacatacactgatgctCATACCTACATTCATAACATGCATGTCTACTGGAACAAACATCTCTATTGCTCACACATATTCTCTCAAAACTTGAACCTCATATTCACATATAACAACTTATAATATGTAGTTTAAAAAATTAACTTGTTTGATTTTATCAAGAAAAAGTGTTTGGTTTCACTTAGTTCTTCTAGTATCATTTTGGATTTTGTGACGAAATCATTTGATGACAAGAAATTCTGAATGTTCAAGTTTTTTAATTTCGATTTCATTTTTGAACACGCACCGCACAATACGGGACTTTGGACTTCCAGTTTTCTTAAGCCAGTCCTTCCTaaaataaatgacagagaaagtaaTAAATGGTCAGATTGCTTCATAGTAAATTTATGGAGcaatttttaaatgacatttaaatgaaaatatttgtcttCATTTGGCATAAGAGTGACACAGTTTCAATACTATAAAACAGCATGATTgataacaaataatacaatacaaattGACAAACAGGAGGGGATAGAGGTGGATGCACAGGATTTCTAGATCATTTtcataggtacaggcatgggtgtgtggttatgAAGTATGCTTTGTAGCTATGTAGTTTGGGTTTCAGTCCTGCTGCAAGTCTTGGACAAATTTATCCTACTCTAGCCTCAgtttgaccaatgccttgtaagggggtgctgaaaagttcttgtcTCTAAGGGTATCACTAAAGGCCTGTTTGGAAgttcaaccttctgagttctttttcataaaaataaatgcactcttttaaagcctagccaggctcatgggcccagtttcctggtttctatggcgtatgtgttccccagctggacgggacgccagtccatcgcagcgttactcatttttgccagctgagtggactggagcaatgcgaaataaagcgttttactcaagaacacaacgcgtcgcccggtccaggaatcgaaaccacaatctcaaaataatgatgataacaccctaaccactaagccatgcgcatccactgagttcttttacagggcttaaaaaaactaaaggactactgcaataagtgtgtgaaactgagagctaaatatgttggataaaatcataattaacggaTCCCCCTGTATttacttttacccaaagccaggaacttttcagcaccccttcgtaagtaccagttgagcactggggtcaatgtaatcaacttaccactcctcacaaaattgctggccttgtgccaaaagttgaaatcaatattttaaaataaattccatCTTAAACACTTAGTCTAATCTTTGACCTACAACTGtttctgcatgcatatgtacatgcatatccaTCTATCAATATACTTTTGTGTACATGTGCTTTATATCAGCCAGGCCATCTATTTGTATgaccgtgtgtgcatgtgtgtgtatgtgtgtatgtgttacctCATGATACATAGTTGATATAACCCCAAATGAtacaatttcatttcatattattaaaagaatcttctgaagttgtttttcttttttttttcaacattcttTTGCTCTAAGACATCATAAAGAGATAACTATCTTCTGCAATATAACACCAAGAATAAAATACCTCAGGCTATGTAATAACTTCTcacaaataagtgtgtgtgtgtgtgtgtgtgtgtgtgtgtgtggttaatggGCAGCCATTGACATTTCTCATTTTCTGCACAAAGCAGTATTTTAAACCCAACATTTGCATGCCTTTATTTATATCTTACCTTCTTTGAGAGCCCAAAtagaattttgtatatatatatatatatatatatatatatatcttgtatgtatTGGTACAGTTATGAGATGGAAAATACTTAACTACTTTAAACATTCATCCAAATGAAtttcatgacgatgatgatgattatgataatgataataataataataataataataataataataataataataataataNNNNNNNNNNNNNNNNNNNNNNNNNNNNNNNNNNNNNNNNNNNNNNNNNNNNNNNNNNNNNNNNNNNNNNNNNNNNNNNNNNNNNNNNNNNNNNNNNNNNNNNNNNNNNNNNNNNNNNNNNNNNNNNNNNNNNNNNNNNNNNNNNNNNNNNNNNNNNNNNNNNNNNNNNNNNNNNNNNNNNNNNNNNNNNNNNNNNNNNNNNNNNNNNNNNNNNNNNNNNNNNNNNNNNNNNNNNNNNNNNNNNNNNNNNNNNNNNNNNNNNNNNNNNNNNNNNNNNNNNNNNNNNNNNNNNNNNNNNNNNNNNNNNNNNNNNNNNNNNNNNNNNNNNNNNNNNNNNNNNNNNNNNNNNNNNNNNNNNNNNNNNNNNNNNNNNNNNNNNNNNNNNNNNNNNNNNNNNNNNNNNNNNNNNNNNNNNNNNNNNNNNNNNNNNNNNNNNNNNNNNNNNNNNNNNNNNNNNNNNNNNNNNNNNNNNNNNNNNNNNNNNNNNNNNNNNNNNNNNNNNNNNNNNNNNNNNNNNNNNNNNNNNNNNNNNNNNNNNAAGGAACCCATAACAAAACCAACCAAAATAGAAAGAACAGTGGACAGATAGcataaatactatgaaatagttggtttatgatttacacacactaCTATGCAACACTCCTCAAAAAACATACAAGAATGAACTCATACTATAAATATGCGACAAAATGAACAAAGCTCACAACATGTGCCATAGAAGGCTgatacccaacagaagaacaTGACCTGTGCTGTgcaaacaacacacaatacaaaaactaatacaacagaagactcaaaccaaatcccataacaaaacatactgatacaatacaatatcccCCACCAACAAAAAATGCAGCACACACCACCCCACTAACACAAAGGTGCAACAAAgatgcaatagaaagttgcttAAAACTATCAGCTGTTgaaaaataatagtggtgatgatgttgatgttggtgacgaacattaccttacctcagtttatgagcGACAGGAGTTTCCGAAGAAACTCTGGTTGTAACAGTGAATATAAAACTGGACCTTTTAAGGAAAAGCCTCTTGCTCAGaagtggttcagtaaagatgcagactgaccacagctgttatcctaatacagcatcaacagataatagagtaaggaggaggaaatggaccagcgaagaaaacaggatagtgatgcaatgctacttagaaagtgaacctaaaagaaggggctatagaaaatggctgttaacactttgggtagagaagggtacgtttaaagtgactgagcagagattagtaGATCGAGCTTAATGTTATTagaagaagaaagtggatgacagaactggaggtagaagagatcacaagagaactggtaAAGAaagtaggaaagacaaacaacaacaaagagacatagctcaaaccaaagaagaatctaaaggaaaaaataatagcaCATCCAATAAAGAAGAGACAACTGGCACCAGTGACTTAAGTGAtgtaagtgaggaagatcagattttagatgagttgtaggaagtaatgagtaaagaagtaagaaaaaggttgccagcattaaaaggcatcaatggaaggaagctgctagaaataactaggAAAGTAtattctgttatcagtaggatagatactaaaaatataggagacactaacttattgatttATGCAGGAGGAGTAGGAGTAGTTAGTAAAAGATTAAATATCTCAcagggaaagattaaaaaagaccAAATGTAGAAAAGGAGActagaaaataaagtgaagactttaagacaagatctgagtaaaatagaaacctggaaactgaacaagttaggaaacacaagatgcaaatcttcccttgaaaaaagatacttagtcaaatagaaaggatttgggacagcaatagaagagttgaaacagcgtatcatagcagtagcaggcaAACTCTCCAGATATCAGCAAAGAATAGATctgtatcaacagaatagattatttgagacagaccagaggagattttataaccaaataaatagtggagaatgaagtaactgaagatgagaaacctaatgcaaaAGAAGCTAGAAATTTCTGGAGTAATATTTaggataagccagtcaatcataatggagagaCAGTagggttaaagaaagtgagggaagaagtaggGAGTAAGAAGCAaccagatctaagattaactagtgcattaatgagtaaagtgttaggaaaatgCCGAAATAgaagggcccaggaccagatttaaTTCAAGGGTACTGGccaaagaaatttagtagtttacatgggaggctgagggaacaacttaaggattgccttaatggaggaataataccatattggatgactagagggagaacAGTACtcattatgaaagataaaagcaagTGTAATACAGCAagcaactatagaccaatcacttgcttaccattagtgtggaagcttttaacaggaatgctttcagaaagcatttacgagcaccttgacaaccagaatttactgccagaagaacaaaAAGATTGCAGGAAggagaaaaatctaacaatagcatgaatagattataaaaaagcctatgacatgatcccacactcatagctaagtgaatgtttgagtatattcagtgtAGCAGAcagcataagagaattaattagctttagcatgaagaaattaaaagattgcaggaagaagaaaaatctaacaatagcatggatagattataaaaaatcctatgacatgatcccacactcatagataagtgaatgtttgaatatattcagTGTAGCAGAcagcataagagaattaattagctttagcatgaagaaaaggaaagttaatatcaaaagaggaattttccagggagACTCATTGTCCCacttaatatttgtcttatgtttttgATCctcctcagtttagtattaaggaaggcaaaagcAGGGTATCatttcagaaatagtaaaggaaaaattaaccatttactctacatggatgatctgaagctttttaggaagaatgaaaaagagatagattccttaatacagactgtaagactcttcagcaaacaTATAGGCATGGAGTTTGGTATAGCTAAGTAtacaatattagtcatgagaaggggacaggtagtcaacagcaaAGGCATCCAATAACCAGATGGTCAGACATTAAAATctttgaaaggaggagagagttataagaatctaagagtattagaatctgacagagtactaactatagaaatgaaaacgaaaattgagaagaaGTATATCAGAAgtgtgaggaagctaatgaagtcaaaactAAATGGTccaaatctagtgaaggctgtaaatacttgggcagtatcattacttagacactcagcagcttttgtaaattggacaaaaactgaattagcaaagctagacagaagaactagaaaGGAATTCAacatgaatggaggactccacccaagggcaggagtagcaaaattatacttacctagaaaggaaggcagaagaaggttaatatcagtagaagattgCATGGAGTGAGCTAGAGTaaatatagactcctatgtaagtaatagtgaagaaagtttattaaaagctgctagagtcacagtaAGACAGagggaaaccaaaaacccaaaccaagttaaaaaccagaagaaaagaacagaagttatctgactggcaggagaaggcacTGCATGGTAGATTCTCAaaaatagttgcagcaaatagtagtagtgagacatggttataactgcagaaaggaaagctgaaaagggagacagaaagtttgttagtagctgcacaacatcaagcattaaggactaattggataaaagccatgATAGACagaaaccaagtagattcccaatgtacgTTATACAAATCATATGAAGAAAGCATTACTCATATGCTGgcacaaaaaaaatacaagaaaagacatgacaacctagggagagtaatccactgggagctatgtagaaagctaggatttgaccatactgataaatggtatgaagatGAACCTAGCAAAGTTCTAAAAAGTAAGAAATCCAAGATGTTGTgcgactttaacattcagactgacagagtaatagaagctagaaggcctgatttagtagtaatagataaagagaataaaaagtgccagataattgaatttacagtcccaaatgatgaaaaaaatcaatatgagaggtatagaaaagaAATACCAGGACCtggccattgaattacagagactatggaaagtgtgggtgAAATGTATCCCAGTAGATATAGGTGCACTGGGAACTattcctaaagatctgaacagatggatagaggaaacaggcataaaacccagtttagtacagctccagaaaatagtgttattagggacagctaggatacttaggagtaTTCTTGGCATCTATGGTTACTTGTTGTAGtctgatgttaggatttttttcttttccaacagtctaatctgttgtgtgtatatgaaaataataataataatccattccattataggcacaaggtctgaaatttggaggaagggattagtCCATTATATCAAGAGAGTGAAGATGTGTGGCTGAGAGAGTTGATAAGGCAGTATCATCTACATATCTAAGGTTGATGATGTTTATACTTACTCTTGACATTTCAGGTATGTCTTACATTCTTGTGATCTCAGTATACAGATTAAAAAGACTAAGAGACAGTACAAAGTCTTACTTGACCACtttcttaattattaatttccATGGTTCAGTTCTTACAA from the Octopus bimaculoides isolate UCB-OBI-ISO-001 chromosome 11, ASM119413v2, whole genome shotgun sequence genome contains:
- the LOC106876148 gene encoding acylphosphatase-1 gives rise to the protein MAMNNNCVGWVQNTKRGTVIGQLQGPPESVKTLKDWLKKTGSPKSRIVRCVFKNEIEIKKLEHSEFLVIK